A single Pseudomonas sp. DC1.2 DNA region contains:
- a CDS encoding YceI family protein, protein MLKKTLAALAIGSALLSANVMAADYTVDKEGQHAFVDFKISHLGYSYITGTFKDIDGKFSFDAAKPEDSKIEFNVRTASVFTNHAERDKHISSKDFLEVSKYADAKFVSTSVKSTGKNAAGKETADVTGDLTLHGVTKPIVVKATFLGEGKDPWGGYRAGFEGTTSIKRSDFGKMMDLGPQSDAVELYISFEGVKAK, encoded by the coding sequence ATGTTGAAAAAGACCCTCGCTGCTCTGGCCATCGGTTCGGCCCTGCTATCCGCCAACGTAATGGCGGCTGATTACACTGTCGACAAAGAAGGCCAGCACGCCTTCGTCGACTTCAAGATCAGCCACCTGGGCTACAGCTACATCACCGGTACTTTCAAGGACATCGACGGCAAGTTCAGCTTTGACGCTGCCAAGCCAGAAGACAGCAAGATCGAGTTCAACGTGCGCACCGCCAGCGTGTTCACCAACCATGCTGAGCGCGACAAGCACATCTCCAGCAAAGACTTCCTGGAAGTCAGCAAATACGCTGATGCCAAGTTTGTCTCCACCAGCGTCAAATCCACCGGCAAAAACGCTGCTGGCAAAGAGACTGCTGATGTGACCGGCGACCTGACCCTGCATGGCGTGACCAAGCCCATCGTGGTTAAAGCCACGTTCCTGGGCGAAGGTAAGGATCCATGGGGCGGCTACCGTGCTGGCTTCGAGGGCACTACCAGCATCAAGCGTTCCGATTTCGGCAAGATGATGGACCTGGGCCCACAGTCCGACGCCGTCGAACTTTACATCTCGTTTGAAGGTGTTAAAGCGAAGTAA
- a CDS encoding cytochrome b, whose translation MQLRNSSSRYGWISMFLHWGVALAVFGLFALGLWMVGLDYYSTWRKDAPDLHKSIGLVVFAVMLLRVLWRFISPPPPTLKSYSRLTRLGAKFGHSFLYVGLFALMIAGYLISTADGVGIPVFGLFEIPALVSGLPDQADTAGVIHLYLAWALVIFSGLHALAALKHHFIDRDATLTRMLGRKA comes from the coding sequence ATGCAGCTACGTAATTCTTCATCACGCTACGGTTGGATCAGCATGTTCCTGCACTGGGGCGTGGCGCTGGCGGTCTTCGGACTGTTTGCCCTGGGCTTGTGGATGGTCGGTCTCGACTACTACAGCACCTGGCGCAAAGACGCGCCGGACCTGCACAAGAGCATTGGCTTGGTAGTGTTCGCTGTGATGCTGCTGCGTGTCCTGTGGCGCTTCATCAGCCCACCGCCGCCGACCCTGAAAAGCTACAGCCGCCTGACGCGCCTCGGCGCCAAGTTCGGTCATTCGTTTCTGTACGTGGGTTTGTTCGCGTTGATGATTGCCGGTTACCTGATTTCCACCGCAGACGGTGTCGGGATCCCGGTGTTTGGTCTATTTGAGATTCCTGCACTGGTTTCCGGGCTACCGGACCAGGCAGATACCGCCGGTGTCATCCATCTGTACCTGGCGTGGGCGCTGGTAATTTTTTCCGGTCTCCATGCGTTGGCAGCATTGAAACACCACTTTATCGATCGTGATGCGACCCTGACTCGAATGCTCGGCCGCAAAGCCTGA
- a CDS encoding adenosylmethionine--8-amino-7-oxononanoate transaminase — protein sequence MGLNNQWMQRDLAVLWHPCTQMKDHEQLPLIPIKRGEGVWLEDFEGKRYLDAVSSWWVNVFGHANPRINQRIKDQVDQLEHVILAGFSHQPVIELSERLVKMTPEGLTRCFYADNGSSCIEVALKMSFHYWLNRGQPNKKRFVTLTNSYHGETIAAMSVGDVPLFTETYKALLLDTLKVPSPDCYLRPEGMSWEEHSRTMFAAMEQTLAEHHTTVAAVIVEPLIQGAGGMRMYHPVYLKLLREACDRYGVHLIHDEIAVGFGRTGTMFACEQAGIRPDFLCLSKALTGGYLPLAACVTTDDVYSAFYDDYPTLRAFLHSHSYTGNPLACAAALATLDIFEEDNVIENNKALAQRMATSTAHLADHPNVSEVRQTGMVLAIEMVKDKASKTAYPWQERRGLKVFEHALERGALLRPLGSVVYFLPPYVITPEQIDFLAEVASEGIDIATRDSISVCVPKDFHPGFRDPG from the coding sequence ATGGGCCTGAATAATCAGTGGATGCAACGGGATCTGGCTGTGTTGTGGCACCCCTGCACCCAGATGAAAGACCACGAACAGCTACCACTGATTCCGATCAAACGCGGCGAAGGCGTGTGGTTGGAAGACTTTGAAGGCAAACGCTACCTCGACGCCGTCAGTTCCTGGTGGGTCAACGTGTTCGGCCACGCCAACCCGCGGATCAACCAGCGCATCAAAGACCAGGTCGATCAACTGGAACATGTGATCCTCGCCGGTTTCAGCCATCAACCGGTGATTGAGCTGTCCGAGCGCCTGGTGAAAATGACGCCCGAAGGCCTGACGCGTTGCTTCTACGCCGATAACGGTTCGTCCTGCATCGAAGTCGCGCTGAAAATGAGCTTTCACTACTGGCTCAATCGTGGTCAGCCGAACAAAAAGCGCTTCGTCACCCTCACCAACAGCTACCACGGCGAGACCATCGCCGCGATGTCGGTGGGCGACGTGCCGCTGTTTACTGAGACCTACAAAGCCCTGCTGTTGGACACCCTCAAGGTGCCAAGTCCCGATTGCTACCTGCGCCCCGAAGGCATGAGCTGGGAGGAGCATTCGCGCACGATGTTTGCCGCCATGGAGCAGACCCTGGCCGAGCACCACACGACCGTTGCAGCGGTGATCGTCGAGCCTTTGATCCAGGGCGCCGGCGGCATGCGCATGTACCACCCGGTGTACCTCAAACTGTTGCGCGAAGCGTGCGATCGTTACGGCGTACACCTGATCCACGACGAAATTGCCGTCGGTTTCGGCCGCACAGGGACAATGTTCGCCTGTGAACAGGCCGGTATCCGCCCGGATTTCCTCTGTTTATCTAAAGCGCTGACCGGTGGTTATCTGCCATTGGCCGCTTGCGTCACGACTGATGATGTCTACAGCGCGTTCTACGACGACTACCCGACCTTGCGCGCCTTCCTGCACTCCCACAGCTACACCGGCAACCCGCTGGCGTGTGCAGCAGCACTGGCGACGCTGGACATCTTCGAAGAAGACAACGTCATCGAGAACAACAAGGCACTGGCCCAGCGCATGGCGACCTCAACCGCGCACCTGGCGGATCATCCAAATGTGTCGGAGGTACGCCAGACCGGCATGGTATTGGCCATCGAGATGGTTAAGGACAAAGCGAGCAAGACCGCTTATCCGTGGCAGGAACGCCGGGGTTTGAAGGTGTTCGAGCACGCCCTGGAGCGCGGTGCGCTGCTGCGGCCGTTAGGCAGCGTGGTGTATTTCCTACCGCCCTACGTGATCACGCCGGAACAGATCGACTTCCTCGCCGAAGTGGCCAGCGAAGGCATCGACATCGCCACTCGCGACAGCATCAGTGTTTGCGTACCGAAGGACTTCCATCCCGGCTTCCGCGATCCGGGCTAG
- a CDS encoding 16S rRNA (uracil(1498)-N(3))-methyltransferase translates to MRLSRFFIDVPLSIGERELPEAQAHYISRVLRMAEGDAVQLFDGSGHEFLGTLADVGKKRVTVQIAESFPGQIESPLNIHLGQGLSRGERMDWAIQKATELGVNDITPIFTDRCEVRLKDERADKRLMHWRQVAISACEQCGRSRVPVIHPPLLLADWLKQADAELKLVLHPVAEPLLSHAKPSTLAFLIGPEGGLSDAEVDQAKGAGFHAARLGPRVLRTETAPVVAVAVAQQLWGDF, encoded by the coding sequence ATGAGACTGTCCCGCTTCTTTATTGACGTGCCCTTGAGCATCGGCGAGCGCGAATTGCCCGAGGCCCAGGCCCACTACATCAGCCGTGTGCTGCGCATGGCAGAGGGTGATGCCGTGCAATTGTTCGACGGCTCGGGGCATGAGTTTCTCGGCACCCTGGCCGACGTCGGCAAGAAGCGCGTCACGGTACAGATTGCTGAAAGCTTCCCTGGCCAAATCGAATCGCCTCTGAACATTCACCTCGGCCAAGGCTTGTCCCGTGGCGAGCGCATGGACTGGGCGATTCAAAAAGCCACTGAGTTGGGCGTCAACGACATCACGCCGATTTTCACCGACCGCTGCGAAGTGCGCCTGAAAGACGAGCGCGCCGACAAACGCCTGATGCACTGGCGTCAGGTGGCAATCAGCGCTTGTGAACAATGCGGTCGCTCTCGGGTGCCGGTGATTCATCCGCCGCTGTTGCTGGCTGATTGGCTGAAGCAGGCCGACGCTGAGTTAAAACTGGTGCTGCACCCGGTGGCAGAGCCGCTGCTCAGCCACGCCAAGCCTTCGACCCTGGCATTTCTGATCGGCCCGGAAGGTGGTTTATCGGACGCTGAAGTGGATCAGGCCAAGGGGGCCGGTTTTCACGCCGCCCGCCTCGGGCCGCGAGTGCTGCGCACCGAAACCGCACCGGTGGTAGCGGTGGCGGTGGCCCAACAGCTTTGGGGCGACTTCTAG
- the trhA gene encoding PAQR family membrane homeostasis protein TrhA, producing the protein MYHGEKLNAWTHLVGAVAAFVGVVWMLVVASMEGSPWKIVSVAIYGFTLLVLYSASTVYHSVRGRKKEIMQKVDHFSIYLLIAGSYTPFCLVTLRGPWGWTLFGIVWGLALIGILQEIKPRSEARVLSIVIYAVMGWIVLVAVKPLLAALGTAGFAWLASGGVLYTVGIIFFALDHRLRHSHGIWHLFVIAGSLLHFVAILFYVL; encoded by the coding sequence ATGTATCACGGGGAAAAATTGAACGCCTGGACTCATTTGGTCGGGGCGGTGGCAGCGTTTGTCGGGGTAGTGTGGATGCTGGTGGTCGCCAGCATGGAGGGTAGCCCCTGGAAGATCGTTAGTGTGGCGATTTACGGTTTTACCTTGCTGGTGCTCTACAGCGCCTCGACCGTGTACCACAGCGTGCGCGGGCGCAAAAAAGAGATCATGCAGAAAGTTGATCACTTTTCGATCTACCTGCTGATCGCTGGCAGTTACACGCCGTTTTGCCTGGTGACCCTGCGCGGGCCGTGGGGCTGGACGTTGTTCGGGATTGTCTGGGGCTTGGCGCTGATTGGCATTTTGCAAGAGATCAAGCCTCGCTCCGAAGCGCGGGTTTTGTCGATTGTGATCTACGCGGTCATGGGCTGGATCGTGCTGGTAGCGGTCAAACCGTTACTGGCGGCACTGGGCACTGCCGGGTTTGCGTGGCTGGCGTCGGGCGGGGTGCTGTACACCGTGGGGATTATCTTTTTTGCCCTGGATCATCGCTTGCGGCATTCCCATGGGATCTGGCATCTGTTCGTGATTGCCGGGAGTTTGCTGCACTTTGTAGCGATTTTGTTTTACGTCCTCTAA
- a CDS encoding LysR substrate-binding domain-containing protein produces the protein MLIDEELTLKKLEVFLAFMRTGNLARAAAELQTSNVSVHRAIHSLESALRCPLFKHEGRNLTPLESAYVLEERAQKLIQDVVESVRLTREAAGFSAERFKLGSLYSLTVKTVPQLIMGLKIRRSELNIDLILGSNIDLLYKLKNMEVDAILVSLDDSVNDPDCEQIPLFSDDIFLATPADSRFAQRAEVDLADVRDETFITLTQGFATHRDGNRVFKQAGFEPKVAMQVNDIFTLLSMVSSGVGYALLPGRIAAVYENRVKLVPLQERYRLQQHIGVVFLKAKERDPNLLALLAECRMYANRQR, from the coding sequence ATGCTGATCGACGAAGAATTGACCCTTAAAAAACTCGAAGTGTTCCTGGCCTTCATGCGCACCGGCAACCTGGCGCGGGCCGCTGCCGAGTTACAAACCAGCAACGTCAGCGTACACCGGGCGATTCACTCCCTGGAAAGCGCCCTGCGCTGTCCGCTGTTCAAGCACGAAGGACGCAACCTGACGCCGCTCGAAAGCGCCTATGTGCTTGAAGAGCGGGCGCAGAAACTGATTCAGGACGTCGTCGAAAGCGTGCGCCTGACCCGCGAAGCCGCCGGGTTCTCCGCTGAGCGCTTCAAGCTCGGGTCACTGTATTCACTGACAGTGAAAACCGTGCCGCAGCTGATCATGGGCCTGAAAATACGCCGCAGCGAACTCAATATCGACCTGATTCTGGGCTCCAACATCGACTTGTTGTACAAGCTCAAAAACATGGAGGTCGACGCGATTCTCGTGTCGCTGGACGACAGCGTCAACGACCCGGACTGCGAGCAGATCCCGCTGTTTTCCGACGATATATTCCTCGCCACCCCCGCCGACTCGAGGTTCGCGCAACGCGCCGAGGTTGATCTGGCGGACGTGCGCGACGAAACGTTCATCACCCTGACCCAAGGCTTCGCGACCCACAGGGACGGCAATCGGGTGTTCAAGCAAGCAGGGTTCGAGCCCAAAGTGGCCATGCAGGTCAACGACATTTTTACCCTGCTGAGCATGGTCAGCTCCGGTGTCGGCTATGCGTTGCTACCGGGAAGAATTGCTGCGGTGTATGAAAACCGGGTCAAGCTGGTCCCCTTGCAGGAACGCTACCGGCTACAGCAGCACATTGGCGTGGTGTTTCTGAAGGCCAAGGAGCGCGATCCAAATCTGCTCGCGTTGCTGGCGGAGTGCCGAATGTACGCCAATCGCCAACGCTGA
- a CDS encoding DUF6124 family protein, translating to MSKAISQHPDNQTVSPYASPHSKKLHAAADRALDHYLNTPAPEKTAERRPSKVFIVAPDVDCGSLLAVASESLASASLMASDFAGGLEGAHRHMALAIQQIIMLAELAVNRVQDSSQALGPGK from the coding sequence ATGTCCAAAGCCATAAGTCAGCACCCTGACAACCAGACAGTGTCGCCTTACGCCTCACCCCATTCAAAAAAACTCCACGCAGCCGCCGACCGCGCCCTTGATCACTACCTCAACACTCCTGCCCCGGAAAAAACCGCTGAGCGCCGACCCAGCAAGGTGTTCATCGTCGCCCCGGATGTGGACTGTGGCAGTTTGTTGGCCGTGGCCAGCGAGAGCCTGGCTTCGGCCAGTCTGATGGCCAGCGATTTTGCCGGGGGCTTGGAAGGAGCCCATCGGCATATGGCGCTGGCGATTCAGCAGATCATCATGCTCGCCGAACTGGCAGTGAATCGAGTGCAGGACAGCTCGCAAGCACTTGGGCCGGGCAAGTAA
- the madM gene encoding malonate transporter subunit MadM, with the protein MWALLEKGLGNNSLVTAFAFVGVIMWVSVVLSKRLTFGRIHGSAIAIVIGLVLAWVGGTMTGGQKGLADLSLFSGIGLMGGAMLRDFAIVATAFEVQATEAKKAGLIGVIALLLGTILPFIVGASIAWAFGYRDAVSMTTIGAGAVTYIVGPVTGAAIGASSDVMALSIATGLIKAILVMVGTPMAARWMGLDNPRSAMVFGGLAGTVSGVTAGLAATDRRLVPYGALTATFHTGLGCLLGPSLLYFIVRAIVG; encoded by the coding sequence ATGTGGGCCCTCCTCGAGAAAGGTCTGGGAAACAACAGCCTGGTTACGGCATTTGCGTTTGTCGGCGTGATCATGTGGGTGTCGGTGGTGTTGTCCAAACGCCTGACGTTCGGGCGTATTCATGGTTCGGCGATTGCCATCGTGATTGGCCTGGTGCTGGCTTGGGTCGGCGGCACGATGACCGGTGGGCAAAAAGGCCTGGCGGACTTGTCGCTGTTTTCCGGCATCGGCCTGATGGGCGGCGCCATGCTGCGCGATTTTGCCATCGTCGCCACGGCGTTTGAGGTGCAGGCCACCGAAGCAAAAAAGGCCGGACTGATTGGCGTGATCGCGCTGCTATTGGGCACGATTTTGCCGTTCATCGTCGGTGCGAGCATTGCCTGGGCCTTCGGCTATCGCGATGCGGTGAGCATGACCACCATCGGCGCAGGTGCGGTGACTTACATCGTCGGGCCGGTCACTGGCGCGGCGATTGGGGCCAGCTCCGATGTGATGGCGCTCTCGATTGCCACTGGTCTGATCAAGGCTATTCTGGTGATGGTTGGCACCCCCATGGCAGCACGCTGGATGGGCCTGGATAACCCGCGCTCGGCGATGGTGTTTGGCGGGTTGGCGGGCACCGTCAGTGGAGTAACGGCCGGGTTGGCGGCGACGGATCGGCGGCTGGTGCCTTACGGCGCGCTGACGGCGACGTTCCACACCGGGCTGGGCTGCCTGCTTGGGCCTTCGCTGCTGTACTTCATTGTTCGCGCGATTGTTGGCTAG
- the madL gene encoding malonate transporter subunit MadL: MIIYGVALLAICTLAGVMLGDMLGVFLGVKSNVGGVGIAMILLICARLWMQKRGGMTKDCEMGVGFWGAMYIPVVVAMAAQQNVVTALHGGPVAVLAAIGSVVICGCTIALISRTHKGEPLPDEPVAVTPVVAPAGGR; the protein is encoded by the coding sequence ATGATTATTTACGGTGTGGCGCTGTTGGCGATCTGTACGCTGGCAGGGGTGATGCTGGGCGACATGCTCGGGGTGTTTCTGGGCGTTAAGTCCAACGTCGGCGGGGTCGGGATAGCGATGATCCTGCTGATTTGCGCACGATTGTGGATGCAAAAACGCGGCGGCATGACCAAGGACTGCGAGATGGGCGTCGGCTTCTGGGGCGCGATGTACATTCCGGTGGTGGTAGCGATGGCGGCCCAACAAAACGTTGTGACTGCTTTGCACGGCGGCCCGGTGGCGGTGTTGGCCGCCATCGGCTCGGTGGTGATCTGCGGCTGCACCATTGCCCTGATCAGCCGAACCCACAAAGGCGAACCCTTGCCCGATGAACCGGTAGCGGTGACGCCGGTTGTCGCGCCTGCGGGAGGTCGCTGA